One Purpureocillium takamizusanense chromosome 1, complete sequence genomic window carries:
- a CDS encoding uncharacterized protein (EggNog:ENOG503P4AJ), producing MVIGLLTITSIPTITGVAEAISAQKKQNAASKEQEKFNLTAMLARADDDDDGNDGTQGKWKETGFCVLRDGKAWLDLPGSPAKGHRFCGFYFKYPGEEGHLGLVGTASDESPMLNWIYVNAETGRLEHGARKDTLGHVIGPWGWSEDEAFLTLRRRRGGFVARRERESADVVDDGAEGEEGWGVYWDPEQKLLAAEEDDKDEDEDGVERCKPMLLRRRPLLGMESKYVRDEEKG from the exons ATGGTCATCGGGCTGCTCACCATCACGTCCATCCCCACGATTACGGGGGTCGCCGAAGCAATCAGCgcgcagaagaagcagaatGCCGCGTCCAAGGAGCAGGAGAAGTTTAACCTGACGGCCATGCTGGCCcgagcagacgacgacgacgatggcaacGACGGCACGCAGGGCAAGTGGAAGGAAACGGGATTCTGCGTCCTCAGAGACGGAAAG GCGTGGCTTGACCTCCCCGGGTCACCGGCAAAGGGCCACCGCTTCTGCGGCTTCTACTTCAAGTAccccggcgaggagggccacCTGGGCCTCGTGGGCACGGCGTCGGACGAGTCGCCCATGCTCAACTGGATCTACGTCAACGCGGAGACGGGCAGGCTCGAGCACGGGGCCCGCAAGGACACGCTGGGTCATGTCATCGGCCCATGGGGATggagcgaggacgaggcgttCCTGACgctgcgcaggcggcggggcgggtTCGTGGCccggagggagagggagagcgccgacgtcgtcgacgacggagcggagggggaggaagggtGGGGGGTGTACTGGGACCCAGAGCAGAAGCTGCTCGCGGCAGAGGAAGATGAtaaggacgaggacgaggacggggtgGAACGGTGCAAGCCGAtgctcctccgccggcgcccgctgctCGGCATGGAGAGCAAATACGTCAGAGACGAGGAGAAGGGTTAG
- a CDS encoding uncharacterized protein (EggNog:ENOG503P8DP), whose product MAPANEDQKDEERKPLNNEGGEDSEFEDAEGDGGPELSHGSTEEEEPEQPPTPKKKPARQATKTAQKKKPRKQMNDPWADDDENDRQMARPQQQQYQQQMPQQQQMQQMPPQMMMNAQKDEKKNPLKLRLDLNLDVEIELRAKIHGDVTLALLDMG is encoded by the exons ATGGCACCAGCAAAC GAGGACCAGAAagacgaggagcgcaagcCCCTCAAcaacgagggcggcgaagacTCCGAGTTTGAGGACGCCGAGGGAGACGGTGGCCCGGAGCTGAGCCACGGCagcaccgaggaggaggagccggAGCAGCCCCcgacgcccaagaagaagccggcgcggcaggcaACCAAGACggcgcagaagaagaagccccgGAAGCAGATGAACGACCCgtgggccgacgacgacgagaacgacaGGCAGATGGCGcgcccccagcagcagcagtaccaACAACAAatgccacagcagcagcagatgcaaCAGATGCCACCccagatgatgatgaacgCCCAAaaggacgagaagaagaaccCGCTGAAGCTGCGTCTCGACCtcaacctcgacgtcgagatCGAGCTGCGGGCTAAGATCCACGGCGACGTCACCCTTGCCCTCCT CGACATGGGTTAA
- a CDS encoding uncharacterized protein (COG:S~EggNog:ENOG503PGFV), which translates to MSSRSSSSTPSGECQNARSSSRPSSDDESDEIRYHTGTDPASISSNNKQETKQQESQHQEPKTQRQEKKGGDDDDDDQHQENPPITIPKIQPITPPPSSASHEPPAVLARGLEGKFVDEFGNVLGWDGTVLGRAEGDLPSLVGRPVDSDGRIRDADGHVAGYVSENFARPPVKELGCGLTLDADGNIHDQSGAVVGRINPGGGGGGGASTGAGAQQSGSRQASRGQAEEEEPRQPQPQQQKKQKTPSQPQSQPPPQAHPTHHETQFNIPYRSASDHPSPMPAAPSPSEIYLDVKSTRDGIQLIIKIPTIFNRDEQE; encoded by the exons ATGAGTTCCcgatcctcgtcctcgacgccgtcgggtGAGTGCCAAAacgcccgctcgtcgtcgcggccgagctccgacgacgagagtGACGAGATACGCTATCACACCGGCACAGACCCTGCCTCAATATCATCAAACAATAAGCAGGAGACGAAGCAACAAGAATCACAACATCAAGAGCCCAAGACCCAGAGACAAgagaagaagggcggcgacgacgacgacgacgaccaacaCCAAGAGAACCCACCCATCACCATACCCAAAATCCAACCCATCACGCCCCCTCCATCGTCCGCCTCGcacgagccgcccgccgtgctcgcgcgcggcctcgagggcaagtTCGTGGACGAGTTCGGCAAcgtgctgggctgggacgGGACCGTGCtgggccgcgccgagggcgacctgCCGTCGCTCGTCGGGCGGCCCGTCGACTCGGACGGCAGGATacgcgacgccgacggccacgtcgcgGGCTACGTGTCGGAGAACtttgcgcgcccgcccgtcaaGGAGCTCGGGTGTGGGCTcacgctcgacgccgacggcaacaTCCACGACCAGAGCGGTGCCGTCGTGGGCAGGATCAatcccggcggcggtggcggcggcggcgcttctaCAGGCGCGGGAGCGCAGCAGAGCGGCAGCCGTCAAGCGAGTCGAGGTCaggcagaggaggaagagcctcggcagccgcagccacagcagcagaagaagcagaagacACCATCGCAACCACAATCACAACCACCGCCACAAGCTCATCCGACACACCACGAGACGCAGTTCAACATCCCTTaccgcagcgccagcgaccATCCAAGCCCgatgccggccgcgccgagccCATCCGAAATATACTTGGACGTCAAGTCGAcccgcgacggcatccaGCTGATAATCAAAATACCCACGATATTTAATAGAGACGAGCAGG AATAA